In Rahnella variigena, one DNA window encodes the following:
- a CDS encoding AraC family transcriptional regulator: protein MSLSISEWTMANDIECSHLTASNSSFPRHTHDEYVISANLTGTEEIWLHGKTELVRGGEITIYNPATIQSSRFGDDKVEFLSVHIPQSLLRQVSVDQNLRSDHCAPVLKEGVLNNPELFSALCHYKRTLNDDDQEQNLLWLLGALLEEPAREQEQSLRPIQLALDFMRDHLTRKIHLDTLAQVSGLSKFHFVRLFRQHIGMPPLQYHMQLRLLEARNQLRKNDNALDVAIRLGFYDQSHFINTFRKMMGITPHLYSLSLCASQQMSQVLTR from the coding sequence GTGTCTCTTTCTATTTCTGAATGGACGATGGCTAACGACATTGAGTGCTCGCATCTGACTGCGAGTAATTCCTCATTTCCGCGTCATACTCACGACGAATACGTCATCAGTGCCAATCTGACCGGCACGGAAGAAATCTGGCTGCACGGCAAAACCGAGCTGGTGCGCGGCGGCGAAATCACGATTTATAATCCGGCCACCATTCAGTCGTCCCGGTTTGGCGATGATAAAGTCGAATTCCTCAGCGTGCATATTCCGCAGTCATTACTGCGTCAGGTTTCAGTTGATCAGAATCTGCGTTCCGATCACTGCGCGCCGGTGCTCAAAGAAGGCGTACTGAATAATCCCGAGCTGTTTTCCGCGCTGTGCCATTACAAACGCACTCTCAATGATGACGATCAGGAACAAAATTTACTGTGGTTGCTCGGCGCGTTGCTGGAAGAACCGGCCAGAGAACAGGAACAATCCCTGCGCCCCATCCAGCTCGCTCTCGATTTTATGCGCGACCATCTGACGCGAAAAATTCATCTTGATACGCTGGCTCAGGTCAGCGGGCTGAGTAAGTTCCATTTTGTCCGGCTGTTCCGCCAGCACATCGGCATGCCGCCGCTGCAATACCATATGCAGTTACGTTTACTGGAAGCCCGTAATCAGCTGCGCAAAAACGACAATGCGCTGGATGTGGCGATCCGCCTGGGCTTTTACGATCAAAGCCATTTCATTAATACTTTCCGTAAAATGATGGGGATCACTCCCCATCTTTATTCGCTGTCGCTCTGCGCTTCACAGCAGATGAGTCAGGTGCTTACACGATAA
- a CDS encoding APC family permease — protein sequence MSDNVVTGTASRVELRKSLTLIPVVMIGLAYMQPMTLFDTFGIVSGLTDGHVPTAYAFALIAVLFTALSYGKLVRRYPSAGSAYTYAQKAIHPVVGFMVGWSSLLDYLFAPMINILLAKIYFEALVPSVPSWIFVVVLVGFMTLSNLRSIKTVANINTLVVVLQIVLITVITGMVIYGVDHGTGYGTLASTQPFWGENAHTVPMITGATILCFSFTGFDGISNLSEETKDAERVIPRAIFLTALIGGVIFIAATYFLQLYFPDISSFKDPDASQPEIMLQVAGRAFQFGALIFSSITVLASGMAAHAGVSRLMYVMGRDGVFPKRFFGYIHPKWRTPSFNVLLVGAIALMAINFDLVTATALINFGALVAFTFVNLSVISQFWIREKRNKTVMDHIQYLLLPLCGALTVGALWVNLEEGSMVLGLIWGAIGFIYLACMTKSFRNPVPQYEDVA from the coding sequence ATGTCGGATAACGTCGTTACGGGTACCGCCTCCCGCGTGGAATTGCGTAAAAGTCTTACGCTGATTCCGGTTGTCATGATAGGCCTGGCCTATATGCAACCCATGACACTGTTCGATACGTTCGGTATTGTCTCCGGCCTGACTGACGGCCATGTGCCAACGGCGTATGCGTTTGCGCTGATCGCCGTCCTGTTTACCGCGCTGAGCTACGGCAAGCTGGTGCGCCGCTACCCTTCTGCGGGTTCGGCATATACTTACGCGCAAAAAGCGATTCATCCGGTGGTCGGCTTTATGGTCGGCTGGTCGTCGCTGCTCGATTACTTATTCGCGCCAATGATTAATATCCTGCTGGCCAAAATCTATTTTGAAGCGCTGGTGCCTTCGGTGCCGTCGTGGATATTTGTGGTGGTGCTGGTCGGATTTATGACGCTGTCGAATTTGCGCAGTATTAAAACCGTCGCCAACATTAATACGCTGGTAGTGGTCTTGCAGATTGTGCTGATTACGGTGATCACCGGTATGGTGATTTATGGCGTTGATCACGGCACCGGCTACGGCACGCTCGCCAGCACTCAGCCTTTCTGGGGTGAAAACGCGCATACCGTGCCGATGATTACCGGCGCGACCATTCTGTGTTTCTCCTTTACCGGCTTTGACGGCATCAGTAATTTGTCGGAAGAAACCAAAGACGCAGAACGGGTGATCCCACGGGCAATATTCCTGACGGCATTGATCGGCGGCGTGATTTTTATTGCGGCGACGTATTTCCTGCAACTCTATTTCCCGGACATCTCCAGCTTTAAAGACCCGGACGCCTCACAACCTGAAATTATGTTGCAGGTGGCGGGCAGGGCGTTCCAGTTTGGCGCACTGATTTTCTCCAGTATCACCGTGCTGGCTTCCGGTATGGCGGCGCACGCGGGCGTTTCCCGTCTGATGTATGTGATGGGGCGCGACGGCGTGTTCCCGAAACGCTTCTTCGGTTATATCCATCCGAAATGGCGTACGCCGTCTTTCAACGTGCTGCTGGTGGGCGCAATTGCCCTGATGGCAATTAACTTTGATCTGGTGACCGCAACCGCGCTGATTAACTTTGGTGCGCTGGTGGCGTTTACCTTCGTGAACCTGTCGGTGATTTCGCAATTCTGGATCCGCGAGAAGCGCAACAAAACCGTGATGGACCACATCCAGTATTTGCTCTTGCCATTGTGCGGTGCGCTGACGGTGGGTGCGTTGTGGGTGAATCTGGAAGAAGGCTCGATGGTGCTGGGGCTGATCTGGGGCGCAATCGGCTTCATTTATCTGGCCTGCATGACCAAAAGTTTCCGTAATCCGGTTCCGCAATACGAAGACGTGGCGTAA
- a CDS encoding AzlD domain-containing protein → MTSHSLMIAGIAVLAAGTFLMRVAGYRLGSRLNFSPATQTMLSDSATTLLLAVAATSALFEGQHFAGYARIIGVGVALFLAWRKSPLIVIIIAAAAVTALMRWLGIH, encoded by the coding sequence ATGACCTCTCACAGCCTGATGATTGCCGGTATTGCGGTGCTGGCCGCCGGAACGTTCCTGATGCGCGTGGCCGGTTACCGTCTCGGTTCGCGCCTTAATTTCTCGCCGGCGACGCAGACGATGCTTTCCGATTCTGCGACCACCTTATTGCTCGCCGTTGCGGCCACATCGGCGCTGTTTGAAGGCCAGCATTTTGCCGGATACGCACGGATTATTGGCGTCGGCGTTGCGCTGTTTTTAGCGTGGCGAAAATCGCCGCTGATTGTGATTATTATCGCGGCCGCCGCCGTTACGGCGCTGATGCGCTGGCTGGGGATTCACTAG